In Bradyrhizobium guangxiense, the following are encoded in one genomic region:
- a CDS encoding SET domain-containing protein produces MPAISNNPYRVGRSKTGLGLFATKPIKKGTRIIRYFGPILDSRIPEHDEIENKYLFELNGRWTIDGSVRKNLARYINHSCRPNAESDVRPRERKVFIRAIKNIEPGDEINYDYGTDYFKAYLKPIGCKCDSCEKKRKKLRAEARAEAAKAKARKAKKAGATSPSNKAAKKRKLNGHAVGKANGRARA; encoded by the coding sequence ATGCCAGCCATCTCAAACAACCCCTATCGCGTCGGCCGCTCCAAGACCGGGCTCGGCCTTTTCGCCACCAAGCCGATCAAGAAGGGCACCCGGATCATCCGCTATTTCGGACCGATCCTGGACTCGCGCATTCCCGAGCACGACGAGATCGAGAACAAATATCTGTTCGAGCTCAACGGCCGCTGGACCATCGACGGCTCGGTTCGCAAGAACCTCGCCCGCTACATCAACCATTCCTGCCGGCCCAACGCCGAATCCGACGTTCGCCCGCGCGAGCGCAAGGTCTTCATCCGCGCCATCAAGAACATCGAGCCGGGCGACGAGATCAACTACGATTACGGCACCGACTATTTCAAAGCCTATCTGAAGCCGATCGGTTGCAAATGCGACTCCTGCGAGAAGAAGCGCAAGAAGCTGCGTGCCGAGGCGCGGGCGGAAGCCGCCAAGGCGAAGGCCCGGAAGGCCAAGAAGGCGGGAGCCACGAGTCCGTCAAACAAGGCCGCCAAAAAGAGGAAGCTCAACGGTCACGCCGTCGGCAAGGCCAACGGTCGCGCGCGGGCGTAG
- a CDS encoding DUF6321 domain-containing protein has translation MARTPRAPWKRSNPRKRAGKSSKHLSLAQKSAAKARARRAGRRYPNLVDNMRMAAKKTSKKKTSKSKLSKAKSAKTSAKKTRKRTAKKTAKSSRKRSASAREKGPRGGLTAAGRNAFARKQGAHLRPGVTKRESEMTPQEMRRKGSWAVRFYGRAKLPPLVDAKGRPTRHALSAHAWGEPVPKTVAAARRIAAKGERLLARYRRSKASR, from the coding sequence ATGGCAAGAACACCCCGCGCTCCCTGGAAACGGTCAAACCCCCGCAAGCGGGCCGGAAAATCCTCCAAGCATCTCAGTCTTGCGCAGAAATCGGCCGCCAAGGCGCGCGCCCGTCGCGCCGGCCGCCGCTATCCCAACCTCGTGGACAACATGCGCATGGCAGCGAAGAAGACCTCCAAGAAGAAGACCTCGAAGTCGAAACTGTCAAAGGCAAAGTCGGCGAAGACATCTGCAAAGAAGACCCGCAAGCGCACCGCAAAGAAGACGGCCAAGTCGTCGCGTAAGCGCAGCGCGTCGGCGCGCGAAAAGGGTCCGCGCGGCGGCCTGACCGCAGCGGGCCGCAACGCGTTTGCGCGCAAGCAGGGTGCCCATTTGCGCCCGGGCGTCACAAAGAGAGAGTCTGAGATGACCCCGCAGGAGATGCGGCGGAAGGGCAGCTGGGCCGTGCGCTTCTATGGTCGCGCGAAACTGCCGCCGCTGGTCGATGCCAAGGGCCGGCCAACCCGGCACGCATTATCCGCACATGCCTGGGGCGAGCCCGTTCCGAAGACGGTGGCTGCCGCTCGGCGTATTGCCGCGAAGGGGGAGCGGCTGCTAGCGCGCTACCGCCGCAGCAAGGCGAGCCGGTAG
- a CDS encoding TetR/AcrR family transcriptional regulator — protein MAKTDTKTETARGSRASRRTTSTAASRSSRRPTSAKTETPYHHGALREALLQAAERVLERDGLAGLTLRAVAREAGVSHAAPTHHFGDLTGLLSELAAVGFRQFNAAMASSCDAATTLLDRALARPKAYVAYAQAHPGMYGIMFRTERLDYSRPSLHEAAEASFAGLANAVGMMRQEQISGDALTLNQGAAIARAWSMVHGFTTLLLDGRLEDILGRLPEGTTAERLLEAMLTAPIAVKPPGA, from the coding sequence ATGGCCAAGACCGACACCAAGACCGAAACGGCGCGAGGCTCGCGCGCCTCCAGACGAACGACATCGACCGCGGCATCGCGCAGCTCACGCCGCCCGACGAGCGCGAAGACCGAGACGCCGTATCATCACGGCGCCTTGCGCGAGGCGCTGCTCCAGGCCGCCGAGCGCGTGCTTGAGCGCGACGGCCTCGCCGGGCTCACGTTGCGTGCGGTGGCGCGCGAGGCCGGCGTCTCACATGCCGCACCGACTCATCATTTCGGTGATCTCACCGGTCTCCTCAGCGAACTCGCGGCGGTCGGCTTTCGCCAATTCAACGCGGCGATGGCGTCGTCATGCGACGCCGCCACCACGCTGCTCGACCGCGCGCTGGCGCGGCCGAAAGCCTATGTCGCCTATGCGCAAGCCCATCCCGGCATGTACGGCATCATGTTCCGCACCGAGCGGCTCGACTATTCCAGGCCGTCGCTGCACGAGGCCGCCGAGGCCTCCTTCGCGGGCCTTGCCAATGCCGTCGGCATGATGCGGCAGGAGCAGATCAGCGGCGACGCGCTGACGCTGAACCAGGGCGCCGCGATCGCGCGCGCCTGGTCGATGGTGCACGGCTTCACCACGCTTCTGCTCGACGGACGGCTCGAGGACATTCTCGGGCGGCTGCCCGAGGGGACGACGGCCGAGCGGCTGCTCGAGGCGATGCTGACGGCGCCGATCGCGGTGAAGCCGCCCGGCGCCTGA
- a CDS encoding carotenoid oxygenase family protein, with translation MQHDATAERRNNIAPIPFEADAAFPTIIGELPRDLNGTLYRNGPNPQFASPGAHWFVGDGMLHAFHLENGRASYRNRWIRTPKWLAEHDAGRALFGGFGRKLPDAPADLTDGGVANTNIIFHAGKLLALEEAHLPTEIEPGTLATRGYHNYQGRIAGSFTAHPKVDPVTGELVFFGYNAAGPLTPALSYGSIDASGKAMRFERFEAPYASMVHDFIVTANHVLFPILPILGSMERAMSGRPPYAWEPDKGAYVGVMKRSGSTKDIVWFRAEACYVFHVMNAWEDENRIIADVMQFEEAPLFPHPDGRPTDPEKSRARHCRWTFDLAGNTDRFQQTYLDDLTGEFPRIDDRRAGLRSRHGWYACANPKLPMFGALSGVVHVDGNGRRLGHYLLPAGDTISEPVFVERSKYAAEGDGWLLAVVWRARENRSDLAVFNATDVEAGPVALVQLGHRVPDGFHGNWVGAA, from the coding sequence GTGCAGCACGACGCCACCGCCGAGCGCCGCAACAATATCGCGCCAATCCCGTTCGAAGCGGACGCAGCGTTCCCGACGATCATCGGTGAGTTGCCGCGCGATCTGAACGGCACGCTCTATCGCAACGGTCCCAATCCGCAGTTCGCTTCGCCCGGCGCGCATTGGTTCGTCGGCGACGGCATGCTGCACGCTTTCCATCTCGAGAACGGCCGCGCCAGCTACCGCAACCGCTGGATCCGCACGCCGAAATGGCTGGCCGAGCACGATGCCGGCCGCGCCTTGTTCGGAGGCTTCGGCCGCAAGCTGCCGGATGCTCCGGCTGATCTCACCGACGGCGGCGTCGCCAACACCAACATCATCTTCCATGCCGGCAAGCTGCTCGCGCTGGAAGAGGCGCATCTGCCGACCGAGATCGAGCCGGGCACGCTGGCGACGCGCGGCTATCACAACTATCAGGGCCGCATCGCCGGCAGCTTCACCGCGCATCCGAAGGTCGATCCCGTCACCGGCGAGCTCGTGTTCTTCGGCTACAACGCTGCAGGTCCGTTGACCCCTGCCCTCTCCTACGGATCGATCGACGCCTCCGGCAAGGCGATGCGCTTCGAGCGGTTCGAGGCACCCTATGCCAGCATGGTGCACGACTTCATCGTCACCGCGAACCATGTGCTGTTTCCGATCCTGCCGATATTAGGCAGCATGGAGCGCGCAATGAGCGGACGGCCGCCCTACGCCTGGGAGCCGGACAAGGGCGCCTATGTCGGCGTCATGAAGCGCAGCGGCAGCACGAAGGACATCGTCTGGTTCCGTGCCGAGGCCTGCTACGTCTTTCACGTCATGAATGCGTGGGAGGACGAGAACCGCATCATCGCCGACGTCATGCAGTTCGAGGAAGCACCGCTGTTTCCGCATCCCGACGGACGGCCGACCGATCCGGAGAAGTCGCGCGCACGCCACTGCCGCTGGACATTCGATCTCGCAGGCAATACCGACCGCTTCCAGCAGACTTACCTCGACGATCTCACCGGCGAATTTCCGCGTATCGACGACCGTCGCGCCGGGCTGAGAAGCCGTCACGGCTGGTACGCCTGCGCCAATCCAAAGCTGCCGATGTTCGGCGCACTCTCCGGCGTCGTCCATGTCGACGGCAACGGCAGGCGGCTCGGCCACTATCTGCTGCCCGCCGGCGATACCATCTCCGAACCGGTGTTCGTCGAGCGATCGAAGTATGCGGCTGAGGGCGATGGCTGGCTGCTCGCGGTGGTCTGGCGCGCGCGCGAGAACCGCAGCGACCTCGCGGTATTCAACGCCACCGATGTCGAGGCCGGCCCGGTGGCGCTGGTGCAACTCGGCCACCGCGTGCCCGACGGATTTCACGGCAATTGGGTGGGCGCGGCGTAG
- a CDS encoding inner membrane-spanning protein YciB — MKDVFARLASDLFSAILFLVIYLVTDNVILATSVAVAGAIAQVIYARVKGQKLNYMTYASLALVVGLGAITLLTNDPRFMMAKPSIAHFAIGLIMLKRGWMLRYMPPIVTETVPEYVTAAGYAWAALMFVIGAGMIVVASTGDLKLWAFYLTVVAGGAKILAFAVQYVVLRLIVTSRRRAAARA; from the coding sequence ATGAAGGACGTATTCGCCCGCCTCGCCTCCGATCTCTTCTCCGCCATCCTCTTCCTGGTCATCTACCTCGTCACCGACAACGTCATCCTGGCGACATCGGTGGCAGTTGCCGGCGCGATCGCGCAGGTGATCTACGCCCGCGTCAAGGGCCAGAAGCTCAACTACATGACCTATGCGAGCCTCGCCCTGGTCGTTGGCCTCGGCGCGATCACGCTGCTGACCAATGATCCCCGCTTCATGATGGCCAAGCCTTCGATCGCGCATTTCGCGATCGGCCTCATCATGCTCAAGCGCGGCTGGATGCTGCGCTACATGCCGCCGATCGTCACCGAAACCGTTCCGGAATATGTGACGGCCGCAGGCTATGCCTGGGCAGCGCTGATGTTCGTGATCGGCGCCGGCATGATCGTGGTCGCCTCCACGGGCGATCTGAAGCTGTGGGCGTTCTATCTCACGGTGGTCGCCGGCGGCGCCAAGATCCTCGCCTTTGCCGTGCAATACGTCGTTCTCAGGCTCATCGTCACCAGCCGCCGGCGCGCCGCCGCCCGCGCTTAA
- a CDS encoding SH3 domain-containing protein, with the protein MRVLRLVAAMLLLSVATQAAGADDTEPAWRASALAMVPAGHVAGLAYRTEGSTGYLAVYPAPSNDPKTPASVFAARQVLVVTLTPDATRAVSAEIKPRAAPDPDDDDTDFAKLHAELAARRASLPEGTEPCDLGAWSIDKDPDGLNVRAEPSVKARVLGTLPPPYRLKLGGAENTPEGGWLTEFRIIGFRDGWFLIEGAKPPGKDYEDEKRYPRSAPKPYAGRGWVASNKVGASYANGATRAGGLFQAPFIDAKWMPAQRQLGGPIDGDGGPKRLLACSGYWGLVESHDGVRGWWRALCSNQVTTCS; encoded by the coding sequence ATGCGCGTGCTCCGTCTCGTCGCGGCAATGTTGCTGCTGTCTGTTGCGACACAAGCGGCGGGCGCGGACGACACCGAACCGGCGTGGCGCGCCAGCGCGCTCGCCATGGTGCCGGCGGGGCATGTCGCTGGCCTCGCCTACCGGACCGAAGGCTCGACCGGCTATCTCGCCGTCTATCCCGCGCCATCGAACGATCCGAAGACTCCGGCCAGCGTGTTCGCTGCGCGTCAGGTCCTCGTCGTCACGCTGACGCCGGACGCAACGCGCGCGGTATCGGCCGAGATCAAGCCGCGAGCCGCGCCGGATCCTGACGACGACGACACCGATTTCGCCAAGCTGCACGCCGAGCTTGCCGCAAGGCGCGCAAGCCTGCCCGAGGGCACCGAGCCCTGCGATCTCGGCGCCTGGTCGATTGACAAGGATCCTGATGGCCTCAACGTGCGCGCCGAGCCTTCGGTGAAAGCGCGCGTGCTCGGCACGCTGCCGCCACCCTATCGGCTGAAGCTCGGTGGCGCCGAGAACACGCCCGAGGGCGGCTGGCTCACCGAATTCCGCATCATCGGCTTCAGGGACGGCTGGTTCCTGATCGAAGGCGCGAAGCCGCCGGGCAAGGACTACGAGGATGAGAAGCGATATCCGCGTAGCGCGCCAAAACCCTATGCGGGACGCGGCTGGGTCGCCTCGAACAAGGTCGGCGCGAGTTACGCCAATGGCGCCACGCGGGCGGGCGGGCTGTTTCAGGCGCCCTTCATCGATGCCAAATGGATGCCGGCCCAACGCCAGCTCGGCGGCCCGATCGACGGCGACGGCGGACCGAAGCGGCTTCTTGCCTGCAGCGGATATTGGGGCCTCGTCGAGAGCCACGACGGCGTCCGCGGCTGGTGGCGCGCGCTGTGCTCCAACCAGGTCACCACCTGCAGTTAG
- a CDS encoding fumarate hydratase, with translation MNAPTAFPDQSKPVPPYKHTPLFPLGKDETPYKKISSEGVRVEKVLGKEMLVVSREALRALSEAAFGDINHYLRPGHLKQLRSILEDGEASPNDKFVALDFLKNANIAAGGVLPMCQDTGTAIIMGKKGCNVITDGDDEAALSEGARDAYLRRNLRYSQVAPLSMYEEKNTANNMPAQCEIYAEGDDAYKFMFMAKGGGSANKSFLFQATPSVLTKDRLLAFLKEKILTLGTAACPPYHLAIVIGGTSAELCMKTVKLASARYLDALPTHGSPDGNAFRDVEMEKEIHKMTQSLGVGAQFGGKYFCHDVRVIRMPRHGASLPIGLGVSCSADRQVLGKITKDGVYLEELEHNPAQYLPEVEESLGGEVVKIDLNQPMKDILATFSKYPIKTRVSMTGTMIVARDSAHAKLRERLEKGEPLPDYFKNHPVYYAGPAKTPEGYASGAFGPTTAGRMDSFVDQFQAAGGSMVMVAKGNRAPAVREACKKYGGFYLGSIGGAAANLAEHCIKKVEVLEYPELGMEAIWRIEVVDFPAFIVIDDKGNDFFKELNLG, from the coding sequence ATGAACGCTCCGACCGCCTTCCCCGACCAGTCCAAGCCCGTTCCGCCCTACAAGCACACCCCGCTGTTCCCGCTGGGCAAAGACGAGACGCCCTACAAGAAGATTTCGTCCGAGGGCGTCCGGGTCGAGAAGGTGCTCGGCAAGGAGATGCTGGTGGTCTCGCGCGAGGCGCTGCGGGCGCTGTCGGAGGCGGCTTTCGGCGACATCAATCATTACCTGCGCCCAGGGCACCTGAAGCAGCTCCGCTCGATCCTGGAGGACGGTGAGGCGAGCCCGAATGACAAGTTCGTCGCGCTGGACTTCCTCAAGAACGCCAACATCGCGGCCGGCGGCGTGCTGCCGATGTGCCAGGACACCGGCACCGCGATCATCATGGGCAAGAAGGGCTGCAACGTCATCACCGACGGCGACGACGAGGCGGCGCTGTCGGAAGGCGCGCGCGATGCTTACTTGCGCCGCAATCTGCGCTACTCGCAGGTCGCGCCGCTCTCGATGTACGAGGAGAAGAACACCGCCAACAATATGCCGGCGCAGTGTGAGATCTACGCCGAGGGCGACGACGCTTACAAGTTCATGTTCATGGCCAAGGGCGGCGGCTCCGCCAACAAGAGCTTCCTGTTCCAGGCGACGCCTTCGGTGCTGACCAAGGACCGGCTGCTCGCGTTCCTGAAGGAAAAGATCCTCACGCTCGGCACCGCGGCGTGCCCGCCTTATCACCTCGCCATCGTGATCGGCGGCACCTCGGCCGAGCTGTGCATGAAGACGGTGAAGCTCGCCTCGGCGCGCTATCTGGACGCGCTGCCGACCCACGGCTCGCCCGACGGCAACGCCTTCCGCGACGTCGAGATGGAGAAGGAAATCCACAAGATGACGCAGTCGCTCGGCGTCGGCGCGCAGTTCGGCGGCAAGTATTTCTGCCACGACGTGCGCGTGATCCGCATGCCCCGTCATGGCGCCTCGCTCCCGATCGGGCTTGGCGTGTCCTGCTCGGCCGACCGCCAGGTGCTCGGCAAGATCACCAAAGACGGCGTCTATCTCGAGGAGCTCGAGCACAATCCGGCGCAATATCTGCCTGAGGTCGAAGAGTCGCTTGGCGGCGAGGTCGTCAAGATCGACCTCAACCAGCCGATGAAGGACATTCTGGCGACGTTCTCTAAGTACCCGATCAAGACCCGGGTCTCGATGACCGGCACCATGATCGTCGCGCGCGATAGCGCCCACGCCAAGCTGCGCGAGCGGCTGGAGAAGGGCGAGCCGCTGCCGGATTACTTCAAGAACCATCCGGTCTATTACGCCGGCCCGGCCAAGACGCCTGAGGGCTACGCCTCCGGCGCGTTCGGTCCGACCACCGCGGGCCGTATGGATTCCTTCGTCGACCAGTTCCAGGCCGCCGGCGGTTCGATGGTGATGGTTGCCAAGGGCAACCGCGCGCCGGCCGTGCGCGAGGCCTGCAAGAAATACGGCGGCTTCTATCTCGGCTCGATCGGCGGCGCCGCGGCGAACCTTGCCGAGCACTGCATCAAGAAGGTCGAGGTGCTCGAATATCCCGAGCTCGGCATGGAAGCGATCTGGCGCATCGAAGTCGTCGACTTCCCCGCCTTCATCGTCATCGACGACAAGGGCAACGACTTCTTCAAGGAGTTGAATTTGGGCTGA
- a CDS encoding helix-turn-helix transcriptional regulator, with protein MEMNEKLLSLVADIYDAALDDSRWPATLGSIVDAAGGQSGGLVRIGAAGEPVISHAVGVDPAYIQSYIETYEPFDPSRGVLHAPVGQIQTIGDWIEVDEFRTTMFYNEWTRPQGLEDAANVLLDKSSEGISRLSIMKAGGPVDRRMYAVISHLTPHVQRAMLVRQKLLQQDELETNSVRTLDALRTAVLLLDAEGHITHFNASARDILEEAEILRSVHGRLVTSDPNADRVLRQALADTVLGDRAMTSASISLHLTARDGSHYVAHLLPLTAGRRQRFGASYDACAVLFVSKAALDTIVAPDLIRKLFKLTPTELRVFLSIVEIGGGPDVARSMGIAETTIKTHLARIFAKTGTKRQADLVRLVAAFTPPIKV; from the coding sequence ATGGAAATGAATGAAAAGCTGCTGTCGCTGGTGGCGGACATCTACGATGCAGCGCTCGACGATTCCCGATGGCCGGCCACGCTCGGCAGCATCGTCGACGCCGCCGGTGGCCAGAGCGGCGGCCTGGTCCGAATAGGGGCAGCCGGCGAACCCGTGATCTCGCATGCCGTCGGCGTCGACCCGGCCTATATTCAGTCCTACATCGAAACCTACGAGCCATTCGATCCGTCGCGCGGCGTGCTCCACGCGCCGGTCGGCCAGATCCAGACGATCGGGGACTGGATCGAGGTCGACGAGTTCCGGACGACCATGTTCTACAACGAATGGACGCGGCCGCAGGGTCTCGAGGACGCCGCCAATGTTTTGCTCGACAAATCCTCCGAGGGAATATCCCGCCTCTCCATCATGAAGGCCGGCGGTCCCGTCGACCGCAGGATGTACGCAGTGATCTCCCACCTCACGCCGCACGTGCAACGGGCCATGCTGGTCAGACAGAAGCTGCTGCAGCAGGACGAGCTGGAGACGAATTCGGTCCGCACGCTCGACGCGCTGCGAACCGCCGTGCTGCTGCTCGATGCCGAAGGTCATATCACGCACTTCAATGCGAGCGCCCGCGACATCCTGGAAGAGGCCGAAATCCTTCGTTCGGTCCATGGCCGGCTGGTGACGTCCGACCCGAACGCCGATCGCGTGCTGCGGCAGGCGCTGGCGGACACGGTTCTCGGCGACCGGGCGATGACGAGCGCGAGCATCTCGCTGCATCTGACGGCGCGCGACGGCTCGCATTATGTCGCGCATCTGCTGCCGCTGACCGCCGGGCGCCGGCAAAGATTCGGGGCCAGCTACGATGCCTGCGCCGTGCTGTTCGTCAGCAAGGCAGCGCTCGATACGATCGTCGCACCCGACCTCATCCGCAAACTGTTCAAGCTGACGCCGACAGAGCTGCGCGTATTCCTGTCGATTGTCGAGATCGGCGGGGGTCCTGACGTCGCCAGAAGCATGGGCATTGCCGAAACGACGATCAAGACCCATCTCGCCCGGATCTTCGCCAAGACCGGGACCAAGCGGCAGGCGGATCTGGTTCGGCTGGTGGCGGCCTTCACACCGCCGATCAAGGTCTGA
- a CDS encoding methyltransferase family protein translates to MIARLLLQNTITTVAMGALLFASAGTLRWPSAWLFLSTCILLGPLCGWWLYRIDPALLAERLRPLLQKDQPAADKVFMSVLIVAMLAWLALIGVDRRLESSDMPVALQAVGFALFLLSTLITLWVFRENSFAAPVVKLQAERAQRVISGGPYAHVRHPMYSGMVLFFAGVPLLLGSWWGVAMVPILVLLFAFRIGIEERTLREGLPGYADYVSRVRYRLVPGVW, encoded by the coding sequence ATGATCGCCAGACTGCTGCTGCAGAACACGATCACGACCGTCGCGATGGGTGCGCTGCTGTTCGCCTCCGCCGGGACCTTGCGCTGGCCCTCGGCCTGGCTGTTCCTCTCGACATGCATCCTGCTCGGCCCGCTCTGCGGCTGGTGGCTCTACCGGATCGATCCGGCGCTGCTCGCCGAGCGTTTGCGGCCGCTCCTGCAGAAGGATCAGCCCGCCGCCGACAAGGTGTTCATGAGCGTGCTCATCGTTGCGATGCTGGCCTGGCTGGCGCTGATCGGCGTCGACCGGCGCCTTGAATCGTCCGACATGCCGGTCGCGTTGCAGGCGGTCGGCTTCGCGCTATTCCTGCTCTCGACGCTGATCACGCTCTGGGTCTTCCGCGAGAACTCGTTCGCTGCCCCCGTGGTGAAGCTGCAGGCCGAGCGCGCACAGCGGGTGATCTCGGGCGGCCCCTACGCCCATGTCCGTCACCCCATGTATAGCGGCATGGTGCTGTTCTTCGCCGGCGTGCCGCTGCTGCTGGGCTCGTGGTGGGGCGTTGCGATGGTCCCGATCCTGGTCCTGCTGTTCGCGTTCCGCATCGGAATCGAGGAACGCACCTTGCGCGAGGGCCTGCCGGGCTATGCCGACTACGTATCACGGGTGCGCTATCGCCTGGTGCCGGGCGTCTGGTGA
- a CDS encoding glutathione S-transferase has translation MKYELYYWPEIQGRGEYVRLALEEAGADYVDVARGARGTAAMMKMMDAHQGTPPFAPPFLKAGKLVIGQTANILLYLGGRHGLAPKTEAGRLWVHQLQLTITDLVVEIHDTHHPLGPSLYYEDQKPPAKKRTADFWDERVPKYLGYFEQLLTGNGGAYVTGRKLTYVDLSLFQIVAGLRYAFPKRMKAFETDIPGLVALHDRLAARRNIKAYLESPRRIPFNEQGIFRRYKELDS, from the coding sequence ATGAAATACGAGCTCTACTACTGGCCCGAGATCCAGGGCCGCGGCGAATATGTGCGGCTGGCGCTGGAGGAGGCGGGGGCCGACTATGTGGATGTCGCGCGCGGAGCGCGCGGCACGGCTGCAATGATGAAGATGATGGACGCGCATCAGGGCACGCCGCCCTTCGCGCCGCCGTTCCTGAAAGCGGGCAAGCTCGTCATCGGTCAGACCGCCAATATCCTGCTCTATCTCGGCGGCCGCCACGGGCTCGCACCGAAGACGGAAGCCGGCCGGCTCTGGGTGCACCAGCTTCAGCTCACCATCACCGATCTCGTGGTCGAGATCCACGACACCCATCATCCGCTCGGGCCCTCGCTCTATTACGAGGACCAGAAGCCGCCGGCGAAGAAGCGCACGGCCGATTTCTGGGACGAGCGGGTGCCGAAATATCTCGGCTATTTCGAGCAGCTTCTCACCGGCAATGGCGGCGCCTATGTCACCGGCCGCAAGCTGACCTATGTCGATCTCTCCTTGTTCCAGATCGTCGCCGGGCTCCGCTATGCCTTTCCCAAGCGCATGAAGGCGTTCGAGACGGACATTCCGGGGCTGGTAGCCTTGCACGATCGGCTCGCGGCGCGGCGGAACATCAAGGCCTATCTCGAAAGCCCGCGCCGCATTCCCTTCAACGAGCAGGGCATCTTCCGCCGCTACAAGGAGCTCGATAGCTAA
- a CDS encoding Tim44 domain-containing protein, with translation MPGIWETHMNFSLRSRTLFKTLAVVLALALPTALAISSADARVGGGMSSGSRGSRTYSAPPSTSTAPGSASQFNRTYTQPGAGMNSAASAPARGGLFGRAGGFMGGLAAGFLGAGLLGMLFGGGLFGGLGGLSSILGLIIQIALVVLVVRLAMSWWQRRHTPQAAYANANAGTGPGPQVNQRSGLGGFGFGANANNAPLEIKPDDYEAFERLLGDIQTAWSNEDVAKLHTLATPEMVSYFEQDLGQNRARGVVNKVTNVKLLQGDLAEAWREGETDYATVALRFTLTDKTLDRNSGTVVAGSEQPGEATEVWTFARRPGSGWELSAIQQTN, from the coding sequence ATGCCGGGGATTTGGGAAACGCACATGAATTTCTCGTTACGCTCCCGCACTCTCTTCAAGACGCTTGCCGTCGTGCTGGCGCTCGCGCTGCCGACGGCGCTGGCGATCTCGTCCGCCGACGCGCGCGTCGGTGGCGGCATGTCGTCAGGTTCGCGCGGCTCGCGCACCTATTCGGCCCCGCCCTCGACCTCGACGGCGCCGGGCTCGGCCTCGCAGTTCAACCGGACCTACACCCAGCCCGGTGCAGGCATGAACTCGGCTGCTTCTGCGCCCGCCCGCGGCGGCCTGTTCGGCCGCGCCGGCGGCTTCATGGGCGGCCTCGCGGCCGGCTTCCTCGGCGCCGGCCTGCTCGGCATGCTGTTCGGTGGCGGCCTGTTCGGCGGCCTCGGCGGTCTGTCCTCGATCCTGGGCCTGATCATCCAGATCGCGCTCGTGGTCTTGGTGGTGCGGCTGGCGATGTCCTGGTGGCAGCGCCGTCACACGCCGCAGGCGGCCTATGCCAATGCCAACGCAGGTACGGGTCCCGGACCGCAGGTGAACCAGCGCAGCGGGCTTGGCGGCTTCGGCTTCGGTGCCAATGCCAACAACGCACCGCTCGAGATCAAGCCGGATGACTATGAAGCGTTCGAGCGCCTGCTCGGCGATATCCAGACGGCTTGGTCGAACGAGGACGTCGCCAAGCTCCACACGCTCGCAACGCCGGAGATGGTCTCCTACTTCGAGCAGGATCTTGGCCAGAACCGCGCGCGTGGCGTCGTCAACAAGGTGACCAACGTCAAGCTGCTGCAGGGCGACCTCGCCGAAGCCTGGCGCGAAGGCGAGACCGACTACGCCACGGTGGCGCTGCGCTTCACGCTCACCGACAAGACGCTGGACCGCAACAGCGGCACGGTCGTCGCCGGCAGCGAGCAGCCTGGCGAAGCCACTGAGGTCTGGACGTTCGCCCGGCGGCCCGGCAGCGGCTGGGAATTGTCGGCGATCCAGCAGACCAACTGA